One genomic region from Muriicola soli encodes:
- a CDS encoding outer membrane beta-barrel protein, protein MEKKSIEKVFREKLQDYSHLPEETVWENISASLDKKQKKRRILPIWWKLGGVAALIIIGLFIFLPQNDLPNSEEVITDSDLKVPSVDDNTEMNLLTDPVISDPDTADEAEKVTVVSSSDNKSEVSEQSADPKYQDLGKGIEIVSREAKTNKAENLRENENALATIAPVEAKKTTENIKSDIIASNVKGDKSDALQTDRKAGVQKEQLLNDNKELIAKNEAKKEELKKIIQEKSEEDEKTSIFEAIAQQEEEKLKEESNKKWELGPRVAPVFFSSLAQGSPIHSTFENNAKSGNVNMSYGLAVSYKVAKRVKIRSGIHRVDFGYDTRDVNFSSSLNASTNGIIDNIDYSLSSRNLVVRSNTRSGKLATENAQDVAGPDPSLNGKMIQDFGYLEVPLELTYEILDRKIGVNVVGGLSSLFLVNNSVTLESNGITTEMGEANNLNDINLSTNFGIGISYQFNDKFQLSLEPMFKYQLNTFSETSGNFQPFSMGVYSGLNFRF, encoded by the coding sequence ATGGAAAAGAAAAGCATAGAAAAGGTATTCAGAGAAAAACTGCAGGATTATAGTCACTTGCCGGAAGAAACGGTTTGGGAAAATATCTCCGCATCTCTTGATAAAAAGCAAAAGAAGAGAAGAATTCTGCCCATTTGGTGGAAACTAGGCGGCGTGGCTGCCTTAATTATCATTGGCTTGTTTATTTTTCTCCCGCAGAACGATCTCCCAAATTCAGAGGAAGTGATTACGGATTCGGATTTAAAGGTTCCTTCAGTGGATGACAATACTGAAATGAATTTATTGACTGATCCCGTAATATCTGATCCCGATACCGCTGATGAAGCTGAGAAAGTAACGGTAGTATCCTCTTCTGATAATAAAAGTGAGGTTTCAGAACAAAGTGCTGATCCCAAATATCAGGACCTCGGCAAAGGCATCGAAATTGTAAGTAGGGAAGCCAAAACCAATAAAGCAGAAAACCTCAGGGAAAATGAGAATGCTTTAGCGACAATTGCCCCCGTAGAAGCTAAAAAGACCACAGAAAATATAAAAAGTGACATTATTGCTTCAAACGTAAAAGGAGATAAATCCGATGCGCTGCAGACAGATAGGAAAGCGGGGGTACAAAAGGAACAGTTACTTAATGATAACAAGGAGCTCATTGCGAAAAATGAGGCAAAAAAGGAGGAACTAAAAAAAATAATACAGGAAAAGTCTGAGGAAGATGAAAAGACTTCAATTTTTGAAGCCATCGCCCAACAGGAAGAAGAAAAACTCAAGGAAGAGTCTAATAAGAAATGGGAATTAGGGCCTAGAGTTGCTCCGGTTTTCTTTAGCTCTTTGGCCCAGGGGTCACCAATCCATTCTACTTTTGAGAATAATGCCAAATCGGGTAATGTGAACATGAGTTACGGACTTGCGGTATCCTATAAAGTGGCTAAGAGGGTTAAAATAAGATCGGGGATACACAGAGTTGATTTTGGTTATGATACCAGGGATGTAAACTTCTCCTCTTCTCTCAATGCCAGCACAAATGGAATTATTGATAATATAGATTATTCCTTGAGCAGCAGAAATCTCGTAGTGCGCAGCAATACGAGAAGTGGTAAACTCGCAACTGAAAATGCTCAGGACGTGGCCGGGCCGGATCCATCTTTAAATGGCAAAATGATTCAGGACTTCGGTTATTTGGAAGTGCCCCTTGAACTAACTTATGAAATTCTTGATCGAAAAATTGGTGTGAATGTGGTTGGCGGACTGAGCTCACTTTTTTTGGTAAATAATAGTGTTACCCTTGAGTCGAATGGAATCACCACGGAGATGGGGGAGGCTAACAACCTCAATGACATCAATTTAAGCACCAATTTTGGCATTGGGATATCCTATCAATTTAATGATAAATTTCAATTGAGTCTTGAACCAATGTTTAAGTATCAGCTCAATACATTTTCAGAAACCTCAGGAAACTTTCAACCTTTCTCTATGGGCGTTTATTCTGGCCTTAATTTTAGATTTTAA
- a CDS encoding RNA polymerase sigma factor — MSLKKLIHQCKKGDRKAQEQLYRKYSSVLYGLCLKYSRNKTEAEDNLHDSFLTIYDKIEQFKFKGSFEGWLKRITVNTVLQKYRKDQYMKVVTDNIQEEEDIDYDYPDVQLSTLLQYVQELPNKYRLTFNLYVLDGYTHKEISELLGTSTGTSKSNLSRAKMILKEKLKKENINIA; from the coding sequence TTGAGTTTAAAGAAGCTCATACATCAATGTAAGAAGGGAGACAGGAAGGCACAAGAACAGCTTTACCGGAAGTATTCCAGTGTCTTGTACGGCTTATGTTTAAAATATTCCAGAAATAAAACGGAAGCAGAGGACAACCTTCATGATAGTTTTCTCACGATCTATGATAAAATAGAACAATTTAAATTCAAGGGGTCCTTTGAAGGTTGGCTAAAAAGGATAACCGTTAATACGGTTCTACAGAAGTATCGAAAGGACCAATATATGAAAGTGGTCACTGACAATATCCAGGAAGAAGAGGATATAGACTACGACTATCCGGATGTTCAGCTTTCCACCTTACTTCAATACGTACAGGAATTGCCAAACAAGTACAGGCTTACATTTAACCTGTATGTTTTGGACGGATATACTCATAAGGAAATTAGCGAATTATTGGGCACATCAACCGGTACTTCCAAGTCAAACTTGTCCAGGGCTAAAATGATCCTGAAAGAGAAATTAAAGAAAGAAAATATCAATATTGCTTAA